The following nucleotide sequence is from Halalkalicoccus tibetensis.
GGACGCATGAACAGCTCGGGAATCGTCTATACCTCCATAGTACTGCGGTTGGGAAGGCAATACTCGCGGAACTACCTCGGTCAAAAGTCGAACAAACCCTTGACGAGTGGGGAATGCCCCCAAAGACGGAGAACACAATTACGGACCGCGAAGAGTTGTTTTCGGAGCTCGATGAGGTATGCGAACGCGGATACGCGGTCAATAACGCGGAGAACCTCAGGAAACTGTACGGTATTGGCGTTGCTGCGACCGAACAATCGGGAAATGTAATTGGCGGCTTCAGTATTACCGGCTCGAAGCACGCCTTTAGTGACTCAAACAAAGAACACCCCCTCGCGAACGTGGTAACCGAACTCGTCAACGAATATGAGCTAGAACTTGCGCTCACGTAGGGATGTAAGAATGATCCCGAGTTTGTTCATATCCCTCTGTTCGATATATGGGAATACTATAAGCACACATGTTACATTACAAACGT
It contains:
- a CDS encoding IclR family transcriptional regulator — translated: MSRNNRSKTLQTTATSAEILKVLDSFDGARVSEVAKQMEMPKSTVHGHLATLKSKQFVIKRGDIYYLGPELLRLGNQVRTRKEGFVLAREFTEKLFEKVGLRTVFAVEMGGKAVFLHTASGRKTGWTHEQLGNRLYLHSTAVGKAILAELPRSKVEQTLDEWGMPPKTENTITDREELFSELDEVCERGYAVNNAENLRKLYGIGVAATEQSGNVIGGFSITGSKHAFSDSNKEHPLANVVTELVNEYELELALT